Proteins encoded by one window of Lathyrus oleraceus cultivar Zhongwan6 chromosome 1, CAAS_Psat_ZW6_1.0, whole genome shotgun sequence:
- the LOC127110594 gene encoding protein Ycf2, giving the protein MEIGIFPFQIFNTNRLGSLTLGSNVPDLVALTNEALSISIIQKKSIIDTNIIRSAIHRQTWDFRSQIIEIQDHGILVYQLGRVVSQNLLLSNCSIDPISIYMKKTSCQEGDSYLYKWYVELGTSMKKLTILLYLLSCSARSVAQDFLSLPGLNENNDGIPSYRLLENDSDLVHGLLEIEGALLGPSETGSRLENDGVPLLLRSEPRNPLNMIQNGFSSIVDHRFLYEIYESGFEEGEGVLDTQPLEEDLFNSILWAPRLWRPWGFLFDEGSNELRFPYWEGSFQDKDDNDSEVLQDGTMQDQTRVRSSNEQGFFQISQFIWNPPDPLFLLFQQDPVFSHQEFSPDEEMSRILLTSQTKKKDWKYLNERWFTKNMREQNLKFLSNQERWFRTNSSVSNEFFRSNTLYESYQYLSNLFLSNRTLLAQLTKTLLRKNGFSQTR; this is encoded by the coding sequence atggaaattggaatttttcccttTCAAATATTCAATACTAATCGATTGGGGTCTCTAACTCTGGGTTCTAATGTACCAGATCTTGTAGCACTTACTAACGAGGCGCTATCAATTAGTATTATACAAAAGAAATCTATTATAGACACTAATATAATTAGATCTGCTATTCATAGACAAACTTGGGATTTTAGATCTCAGATAATAGAGATTCAGGATCATGGAATCCTTGTTTATCAGCTAGGAAGGGTTGTTTCACAAAATCTACTTCTAAGTAATTGCTCTATAGATCCTATATCTATCTATATGAAGAAGACATCGTGTCAGGAGGGGGATTCTTATTTGTATAAATGGTATGTCGAACTTGGAACAAGCATGAAGAAATTAACTATACTTCTTTATCTTTTGAGTTGTTCTGCCAGATCGGTCGCTCAAGACTTTTTGTCTCTACCCGGACTTAATGAAAACAATGATGGGATTCCTTCTTATAGACTCCTTGAGAATGATTCTGATCTAGTTCATGGGCTATTAGAAATAGAAGGTGCTCTGCTGGGACCCTCCGAGACAGGAAGTCGGTTGGAGAATGATGGAGTGCCATTGCTTCTTCGGTCCGAACCAAGAAATCCCTTAAATATGATTCAAAATGGGTTTTCTTCTATCGTTGATCATAGATTTCTCTATGAAATCTATGAATCGGGGTTCGAAGAAGGGGAAGGAGTCCTCGACACGCAACCGCTAGAGGAGGATTTATTCAATTCCATACTTTGGGCTCCTAGACTGTGGCGCCCTTGGGGCTTTCTCTTTGACGAAGGGTCCAATGAATTGAGATTTCCCTATTGGGAAGGGTCATTTCAGGACAAAGATGATAATGATTCGGAGGTCTTGCAGGATGGAACGATGCAGGACCAGACACGAGTGAGATCTTCCAACGAACAAGGGTTTTTTCAAATAAGCCAATTCATTTGGAACCCCCCAGATCCACTCTTTTTGCTATTCCAACAGGATCCTGTGTTTTCACATCAAGAATTTTCTCCAGATGAAGAGATGTCAAGGATACTTTTGACTTCCCAAACCAAGAAAAAGGATTGGAAATATCTAAATGAAAGATGGTTTACGAAGAATATGCGAGAACAGAATTTGAAATTCTTGAGTAATCAGGAGAGATGGTTTAGAACCAATAGTTCAGTATCAAATGAATTTTTTCGTTCTAATACTCTATACGAAAGTTATCAATATTTATCAAATTTGTTCCTATCTAACAGAACCCTATTGGCTCAACTTACAAAGACATTGTTGAGAAAAAATGGCTTTTCCCAGACGAGATGA
- the LOC127074603 gene encoding acetyl-coenzyme A carboxylase carboxyl transferase subunit beta, chloroplastic-like, translating to MEKLARLWVQCKTCYGLNFKQFFRPKMNICEHCGEHLKISSSDRIDLSIDRDTWNPMDEDMVSVDPIQFDSIKELEEEEEKDPSYIHRLDFYQEKTGLPEAVQTGTGQLNGIPLALAVMDSEFIAGSMGCVVGEKITQLIEYATNRLLPLIIVCASGGARMKEGSLSLMQMDKISSALYNYQINQKLFYVAILTSPTTGGVTASFGMLGDIIIVEPNSTIAFVGKRVIEQLLNKEVPEGSQSADLLFDKGLLDAVVPRHLLKEFLTELFQFHGFVPLT from the exons ATGGAAAAATTAGCTCGTTTATGGGTTCAATGCAAAACTTGCTATGGACTCAATTTTAAGCAATTTTTCCGACCCAAAATGAATATTTGCGAACACTGTGGCGAGCATTTGAAAATTAGCAGTTCAGATAGAATCGACCTTTCGATTGATCGAGATACTTGGAATCCTATGGATGAAGACATGGTTTCTGTGGATCCCATTCAATTTGATTCGATTAAAGAATTGG aggaagaagaggaaAAAGACCCATCTTATATCCATCGTCTTGATTTTTATCAAGAAAAGACAGGATTACCGGAGGCGGTTCAAACAGGCACAGGTCAACTAAATGGTATTCCTTTAGCACTAGCTGTTATGGATTCTGAGTTTATAGCGGGTAGTATGGGATGCGTAGTGGGTGAGAAAATCACTCAGTTGATCGAATATGCTACCAATCGACTTTTACCTCTTATTATAGTATGTGCGTCCGGAGGAGCGCGTATGAAAGAAGGAAGTTTGAGCTTAATGCAAATGGATAAAATTTCTTCTGCTTTATATAATTATCAAATCAATCAAAAGTTATTCTATGTAGCGATACTTACATCTCCGACTACTGGTGGGGTAACAGCTAGTTTTGGGATGTTGGGGGATATCATTATTGTCGAACCTAATTCAACCATTGCATTTGTGGGTAAAAGAGTAATTGAACAATTGTTGAATAAGGAAGTGCCTGAAGGTTCCCAATCGGCTGACCTTTTATTCGACAAGGGCTTATTGGATGCAGTCGTACCACGTCATCTTTTAAAGGAGTTTTTAACTGAGTTATTTCAGTTCCATGGTTTCGTTCCTTTGACTTAA